The following are encoded together in the Pectobacterium punjabense genome:
- a CDS encoding phage major tail tube protein yields the protein MAGKIEVNRITNANIYINGTNLLGRAQEIKLPDISMIMQEHKALGMVGKIELPAGFDKLEGEIKWNSFYREAMLAAANPYQSLALQCRSSVERYGSQGRIEEVPLVTHMTIMFKKNPLGTFKQHENPDFSSAFSCTYIKQVMNGEDLLELDYLSNIFMVGGVDQLNSYRANIGG from the coding sequence ATGGCCGGGAAAATTGAAGTAAACCGTATTACCAATGCCAACATCTATATCAACGGTACCAACCTGCTGGGGCGTGCGCAGGAAATCAAACTGCCGGATATCTCCATGATCATGCAGGAGCACAAGGCGCTGGGCATGGTCGGCAAGATCGAACTGCCTGCGGGTTTCGACAAGCTGGAAGGCGAGATCAAGTGGAACTCCTTCTACCGTGAAGCGATGCTGGCGGCGGCGAACCCTTACCAGTCGCTGGCGCTGCAGTGTCGCTCCAGCGTGGAACGTTATGGCTCTCAAGGCCGTATCGAAGAAGTGCCGCTGGTGACGCACATGACCATCATGTTCAAAAAGAATCCGCTGGGCACGTTCAAGCAGCACGAAAACCCGGATTTTAGCAGCGCGTTCAGCTGTACCTACATCAAGCAGGTGATGAACGGTGAAGACCTGCTGGAGCTGGATTACCTGTCCAACATCTTCATGGTGGGCGGTGTGGATCAACTGAACAGCTACCGCGCCAATATCGGCGGTTAA